The proteins below are encoded in one region of Saccopteryx leptura isolate mSacLep1 chromosome 1, mSacLep1_pri_phased_curated, whole genome shotgun sequence:
- the DAZAP2 gene encoding DAZ-associated protein 2: MNSKGQYPTQPTYPVQPPGNPVYPQTLHLPQAPPYTDAPPAYSELYRPSFVHPGAATVPTMSAAFPGASLYLPMAQSVAVGPLGSTIPMAYYPVGPIYPPGSAVLVEGGYDAGARFGAGATAGNIPPPPPGCPPNAAQLAVMQGANVLVTQRKGNFFMGGTDGGYTIW, translated from the exons ATGAACAGCAAAG GTCAATATCCAACACAGCCAACCTACCCTGTGCAGCCTCCTGGGAATCCAGTGTACCCTCAGACCTTGCATCTTCCTCAGGCTCCGCCCTACACTGATGCTCCACCTGCCTACTCAGAG CTCTATCGTCCAAGCTTTGTGCACCCAGGAGCTGCCACAGTCCCCACCATGTCAGCTGCATTTCCTGGTGCTTCACTGTATCTTCCCATGGCTCAGTCTGTGGCTGTTGGACCTTTAGGTTCCACAATCCCCATGGCTTACTATCCAGTTGGCCCCATCTATCCACCTGGTTCAGCAGTGCTGGTGGAAGGAGGATATGATGCAGGTGCCAGATTTGGAGCTGGGGCTACTGCTGGCAACATTCCT CCTCCACCCCCTGGATGCCCTCCCAATGCTGCTCAGCTTGCAGTCATGCAAGGAGCCAATGTTCTTGTAACTCAGCGGAAGGGGAACTTCTTCATGGGTGGCACAGATGGTGGCTACACCATCTGGTGA